One window of the Primulina eburnea isolate SZY01 chromosome 18, ASM2296580v1, whole genome shotgun sequence genome contains the following:
- the LOC140820215 gene encoding transcription termination factor MTEF1, chloroplastic-like: MTLRLPIPTAPNSAKAYLSFPPTASAAASASGATVDSGLKFREKLVYLQSLKVNPTKALYKNPNIRSAPLKTLRSITQCLASMGLESSAVSRILDMYPQLLTSDPYVDIYPIFDFLLNVVEIPFPEVRKTIIRCPRLLVSNPETQLKPTFEFLTELGFAGSNKFTSQTTLLLVSSLELTLKPKIEYLMGLGLDYNDVRNMVLRSPGLLTFSIENNYKPKVDYFLNEMNGDLEELKRFPQYFSFSLERKIKPRHHLLVEYGFSISLSDMLKVSDGEFSLRLIEGRLRMLDERKY, encoded by the coding sequence ATGACACTCCGATTGCCAATCCCCACAGCGCCCAACTCGGCAAAAGCGTACCTCTCCTTTCCCCCAACTGCCTCCGCCGCCGCTTCCGCTTCTGGCGCCACTGTGGACTCTGGCCTCAAATTCCGGGAGAAGCTCGTCTACCTTCAATCACTCAAGGTAAATCCCACGAAAGCCCTCTACAAGAACCCGAATATTCGCTCCGCCCCGCTCAAGACCCTCCGCTCCATCACCCAATGCCTCGCCTCGATGGGCCTCGAATCCTCTGCCGTAAGCCGCATACTCGACATGTACCCTCAGCTCCTTACCTCCGACCCATATGTAGATATTTATCCAATATTTGATTTTCTGCTGAATGTAGTTGAAATCCCCTTTCCCGAGGTTAGGAAGACCATCATTCGGTGCCCCCGTCTCCTCGTGTCAAACCCGGAAACACAATTGAAGCCCACGTTTGAATTCTTGACAGAATTGGGCTTTGCGGGTTCTAATAAATTCACATCCCAAACCACATTGTTGTTGGTTTCAAGCTTGGAGCTTACGCTGAAACCAAAGATTGAGTATTTGATGGGATTGGGGTTGGATTACAATGATGTTAGGAACATGGTGTTGAGATCACCTGGCTTGCTTACTTTTAGCATAGAGAATAATTATAAGCCTAAGGTAGATTATTTCTTGAATGAGATGAATGGGGATTTGGAGGAATTGAAGAGGTTTCCGCAATATTTCTCATTCAGTTTGGAGAGGAAAATTAAGCCGCGCCACCATCTTTTGGTGGAGTATGGATTCTCGATATCGTTGTCTGATATGTTGAAGGTTAGTGACGGAGAATTCAGCTTACGGTTGATTGAGGGACGGCTGCGGATGCTGGATGAAAGAAAGTATTAG